The Streptomyces sp. NBC_01197 genome window below encodes:
- a CDS encoding HAD family hydrolase, translating into MERAALFDVDGTLVDTNHLHVVTWWEALRQAGHTVPMPAIHRAVGLGSGDLLEHLLGKERDQDQDADISAAHKTLFGTYFERLPAFRSAGELLRTLAGQGWRVVLATSAEGHELDALRRAIGAGDAIRDTASAADVTEGKPAAEPVEHALKLAGVPAKQAVFVGDTVWDMEAASRAGVPAIALLCGGIPRVDLERAGARSVYQDPADLLSQLDHSFFGAAGPEKIMQA; encoded by the coding sequence ATGGAGCGCGCAGCACTCTTCGACGTGGACGGCACTCTCGTGGACACCAACCATCTGCATGTGGTGACGTGGTGGGAAGCCCTGCGGCAGGCCGGTCACACCGTTCCGATGCCCGCCATCCACCGGGCAGTGGGGCTCGGTTCCGGCGATCTGCTGGAGCACCTGCTCGGCAAAGAGCGGGACCAGGACCAGGACGCGGATATCAGCGCGGCCCATAAAACGCTGTTCGGCACCTACTTCGAGCGGCTGCCCGCGTTCCGCTCGGCGGGCGAACTGCTGCGCACCCTCGCCGGGCAGGGCTGGCGAGTGGTGCTGGCCACCTCGGCGGAGGGACATGAGCTGGATGCGCTGCGGCGTGCCATCGGTGCGGGCGACGCCATCCGGGACACGGCGAGTGCCGCCGACGTCACTGAGGGGAAACCGGCCGCCGAGCCGGTCGAGCACGCGCTGAAACTCGCCGGGGTCCCCGCGAAGCAGGCTGTGTTCGTCGGCGACACGGTCTGGGACATGGAGGCCGCTTCGCGGGCCGGGGTGCCTGCTATCGCTCTGCTCTGTGGCGGTATTCCACGGGTCGACCTGGAGCGGGCGGGCGCCCGGAGTGTTTATCAGGACCCCGCCGATCTTCTGTCCCAACTCGACCACAGCTTTTTCGGTGCCGCTGGGCCGGAGAAGATCATGCAGGCGTGA
- a CDS encoding plasmid stabilization protein gives MPAGSSRKRERQYEHVKESAEKRGTSESRAEEIAARTVNKERARSGEAKSASRVSTRDPKSASQRGGERSHSGAQGPTRDQLYEEAKKKNVEGRSSMNKQQLRKAVGR, from the coding sequence ATGCCGGCAGGATCCAGTCGCAAGCGCGAGCGGCAGTACGAGCACGTCAAGGAAAGCGCCGAGAAGCGAGGCACATCGGAAAGCCGGGCCGAGGAGATCGCCGCGCGCACCGTGAACAAGGAGCGGGCACGGTCCGGTGAGGCCAAATCGGCTTCCAGGGTCTCGACACGGGACCCCAAATCGGCATCCCAGCGAGGCGGCGAACGCTCGCACAGCGGCGCCCAGGGACCGACCAGGGACCAGCTCTACGAAGAGGCGAAGAAGAAGAACGTGGAAGGCCGCTCCTCGATGAACAAGCAGCAGCTGCGCAAAGCCGTCGGCCGCTGA
- a CDS encoding hemerythrin domain-containing protein: MGHGGNVIAELTTDHREVDELFEKIEAQPVGDPQRRKLADELTVELVRHSVAEEMHLYPAVREHVQGGAEIADKELSDHAEVEQHLKDLEGLSADDPQFNDLVAKLKLEVSEHVRDEEGRLFPLLAAACTPEALDQLGDKVRTAKKTAPTRPHPSSPDTPPGNKLLGPGAGLVDRARDLLTGRGKS; this comes from the coding sequence ATGGGACACGGCGGAAACGTGATTGCAGAGCTCACCACCGACCACCGTGAGGTCGACGAACTGTTCGAGAAGATCGAGGCTCAGCCGGTTGGCGATCCGCAGCGCCGGAAACTGGCCGACGAACTGACTGTCGAGCTGGTGCGCCACTCCGTCGCCGAGGAAATGCATCTGTACCCGGCGGTACGTGAGCATGTCCAGGGCGGGGCGGAGATCGCGGACAAGGAACTCTCCGATCACGCGGAGGTGGAACAGCACCTCAAGGATCTGGAGGGCCTGTCTGCGGACGACCCGCAGTTCAACGACCTGGTGGCGAAGCTGAAGCTCGAAGTGAGCGAGCACGTACGCGATGAAGAAGGCCGGCTGTTCCCTCTCCTCGCCGCAGCCTGCACGCCAGAAGCTCTGGATCAGCTGGGCGACAAAGTCCGCACGGCCAAGAAGACGGCTCCCACCCGACCGCACCCCTCCTCCCCGGACACCCCGCCGGGCAACAAGCTGCTGGGGCCTGGCGCCGGACTCGTGGACCGGGCCCGCGACCTGCTGACCGGCCGCGGCAAAAGCTGA
- a CDS encoding CBS domain-containing protein codes for MTTARELMTEGAECIGADEPVLLAARKMTEMGFGALPICGTDEKLKGVLTDRDIVIKVLGVGKDPATTKAGSLAQGEAVTIGADDDAAEIMRTMTTHKVRRLPVIDGHRLVGMVAQADVARALPDPQVGDLLEALSSD; via the coding sequence GTGACTACCGCACGGGAACTCATGACCGAGGGCGCCGAATGTATCGGCGCGGACGAACCGGTCCTCCTCGCCGCAAGGAAGATGACCGAGATGGGCTTCGGTGCGCTGCCGATCTGCGGCACCGACGAGAAACTCAAAGGCGTCCTCACCGACCGCGACATCGTGATCAAGGTCCTGGGAGTGGGGAAGGACCCCGCCACGACCAAGGCGGGCTCCCTCGCGCAGGGCGAAGCTGTCACGATCGGCGCCGATGACGACGCCGCCGAGATCATGCGCACCATGACGACACACAAGGTCCGCCGTCTGCCGGTCATCGATGGCCACCGCCTGGTCGGCATGGTCGCCCAGGCGGACGTGGCCCGCGCTCTGCCCGACCCGCAGGTCGGCGACCTGCTGGAAGCACTGTCCAGCGACTGA
- a CDS encoding MarR family winged helix-turn-helix transcriptional regulator — protein sequence MVEKETRSPVNTVTFRLGVLGTWQEARYAERLAGLELKPKHVALLSVLRIKGAESQLELAGVMRVAPSLVVQLADHLEALGAIERVRDPADRRRQRLTLTEDGVRLLDAACGLAEALDEELAAPLAPGERAALSRILEHLAAHTGLPVDG from the coding sequence ATGGTGGAGAAAGAGACGCGTTCGCCGGTGAACACCGTCACCTTCCGGCTCGGGGTGCTTGGCACCTGGCAGGAAGCCCGCTACGCCGAGCGGCTGGCCGGACTCGAACTGAAGCCCAAGCACGTCGCCCTGCTCAGCGTTCTCCGGATCAAGGGCGCCGAGTCGCAGCTCGAGCTGGCCGGCGTCATGCGGGTGGCGCCCAGTCTGGTCGTCCAGCTCGCCGACCACCTCGAAGCGCTCGGCGCGATTGAACGCGTACGCGATCCCGCTGACCGCCGCCGACAGCGCCTGACCCTCACAGAGGACGGCGTCCGCCTGCTCGACGCGGCATGCGGGCTCGCCGAGGCGCTCGACGAGGAGCTGGCGGCGCCGCTCGCGCCGGGGGAGCGTGCGGCGCTCTCCCGCATCCTCGAACACCTGGCCGCCCACACCGGCCTTCCGGTCGATGGATGA
- a CDS encoding erythromycin esterase family protein has translation MAFRRSDTKTQVDRAREGALPLTGSASFDPLLERIGDARYVLLGEASHGSTDYYRWRAVLTRRLIEEKGFSFIAVEGDWPDCQAVHRSVTAAPGAPDDPFDALMEFDRWPTWMWANTNVLRFARWLREHNVGLAPGSSHVGFFGLDVYSLWESLDAVIGYLDEHAPAELAGALEAYRCFEPYAEEPRSYAHATRFAPSGCEREVLALLVRLRQSTEYAETAGGSFAQFAARQNAEVLAGAERYYRAMVGGGPQSWNIRDHHMADTLDRLMEHHGPDAKAVVWAHNTHVGDARATDMPAAGVVSLGQIVRERHATEGVVLVGFGSYDGTVVAAGHWGDAPSMMCVPPARTDSVEELLHRAFPGSAGLFVFPEGVHYGVPAGHSPDWFDEERDHRAIGVVYRPDAEKRGNYVPTVLGERYDAFVFLDRSQALAPLHGALLGTGEEETWPTGM, from the coding sequence ATGGCCTTCAGGCGGTCCGACACGAAGACCCAGGTCGACCGGGCCCGTGAGGGGGCTCTGCCGCTGACCGGCTCCGCATCGTTCGACCCGCTGCTGGAGCGGATCGGTGACGCACGGTACGTACTGCTGGGGGAGGCCTCCCACGGCAGTACCGACTACTACCGTTGGCGGGCGGTCCTGACGCGTCGGCTGATCGAGGAGAAGGGCTTCTCCTTCATCGCGGTGGAGGGTGACTGGCCGGACTGCCAGGCCGTTCACCGCTCGGTCACGGCAGCGCCCGGCGCCCCCGATGACCCGTTCGACGCGCTGATGGAGTTCGACCGCTGGCCTACCTGGATGTGGGCCAACACCAATGTGCTCCGCTTCGCCCGGTGGCTGCGCGAGCACAACGTCGGCCTGGCGCCGGGGAGTTCACATGTGGGCTTCTTCGGCCTGGACGTCTACTCCCTGTGGGAGTCGCTGGACGCGGTGATCGGCTATCTCGACGAACACGCCCCGGCCGAGCTGGCGGGCGCGCTGGAGGCCTACCGCTGCTTCGAGCCGTACGCCGAGGAGCCCCGCTCCTACGCACACGCCACCCGGTTCGCGCCGTCCGGTTGCGAGCGCGAAGTACTCGCCCTGCTCGTGCGGTTGAGGCAGTCCACGGAGTACGCCGAGACAGCCGGTGGCAGCTTCGCTCAATTCGCCGCACGGCAGAACGCGGAGGTGCTGGCCGGCGCCGAACGTTACTACCGGGCCATGGTGGGCGGCGGCCCGCAGTCCTGGAACATCCGTGATCACCACATGGCTGACACCCTCGACCGGCTCATGGAGCACCACGGTCCCGATGCGAAGGCTGTGGTGTGGGCACACAACACCCATGTCGGAGACGCGCGGGCCACCGACATGCCTGCGGCCGGAGTGGTCAGTCTCGGCCAGATCGTTCGCGAACGCCACGCCACGGAAGGCGTCGTACTGGTCGGTTTCGGCTCCTACGACGGAACGGTGGTCGCCGCCGGCCACTGGGGGGACGCCCCGAGCATGATGTGCGTACCTCCCGCGCGGACGGACAGTGTGGAGGAGCTGCTGCACCGGGCATTTCCCGGCAGTGCGGGACTGTTCGTCTTCCCGGAGGGTGTCCATTACGGGGTGCCGGCCGGTCACAGCCCCGACTGGTTCGACGAAGAGCGGGACCACCGTGCCATCGGAGTGGTCTACCGGCCGGATGCCGAGAAGCGGGGAAACTACGTCCCCACCGTGCTCGGCGAACGCTATGACGCCTTCGTCTTCCTCGACCGCAGCCAAGCCCTCGCCCCGCTCCACGGGGCTCTGTTGGGCACCGGCGAGGAGGAGACCTGGCCCACCGGGATGTGA
- a CDS encoding phosphoribosyltransferase translates to MRFRDRREAGRDLAAELLASAAAGDFLRPLVLALPRGGVPVAAEVARALKAPLDVLVVRKIGVPGHPETGVGAIVGEDPPLFDSRSLQWLGLSEDALAPTVAGERTELHRREDLYRHGRPPLVCGGRTVILVDDGLATGVTARAAVRHLRRQAPHRLLLAVPVGAADGTATLRQEADEVICLQQPELFQAVGQWYEDFDQTSDTEVIEILHEMDGELGR, encoded by the coding sequence ATGCGATTCCGTGACCGCCGGGAAGCCGGGCGGGACCTCGCCGCCGAACTCCTCGCATCAGCGGCCGCCGGCGACTTCCTCCGCCCGCTGGTGCTGGCCCTTCCACGTGGCGGTGTGCCCGTCGCGGCGGAGGTCGCCCGGGCCCTGAAAGCGCCGCTGGATGTGCTCGTCGTCCGCAAGATCGGCGTACCGGGACACCCGGAGACAGGGGTCGGAGCGATCGTCGGCGAGGACCCGCCCCTCTTCGACTCGCGGTCCTTGCAGTGGCTCGGCCTGAGCGAGGACGCGCTCGCTCCCACCGTCGCCGGCGAGCGCACCGAACTCCACCGCCGGGAAGACCTCTACCGGCACGGCAGGCCCCCACTCGTATGCGGGGGCCGGACCGTGATCCTTGTCGACGACGGACTCGCCACCGGCGTCACGGCCCGCGCAGCCGTACGTCACCTGCGCCGACAGGCACCCCACCGGCTGCTCCTGGCGGTCCCCGTGGGCGCGGCCGACGGCACCGCGACGCTGCGTCAGGAGGCCGACGAAGTGATCTGCCTGCAGCAGCCGGAACTCTTCCAGGCGGTGGGCCAGTGGTACGAGGACTTCGACCAGACCTCCGACACCGAGGTGATCGAGATCCTGCACGAGATGGACGGGGAACTGGGCCGCTGA
- a CDS encoding endo alpha-1,4 polygalactosaminidase, with protein sequence MPAVFRRAARFLAPALMLLVAGCSSGDPAAGPTHGSAPAASPSARDGGVRKPPARASFDYQLGGPYQPPAGVRAVSRDRTADPVPGLYNICYVNAFQSQPGGAVGWWQKHHSDLLLHDRHGEPVVDEDWQEPLLDISGAAKREKLAGIVGRWIDGCADAGFDAVEPDNLDSYERSDHLLTADDAASFARLLATRAHRRGLAIAQKNTTDLLDRREHIGFDFAVVEECGRFQECTEFADAYRGRAFDIEYGAKDFDRACRSWGRKLSVTLRDRDVSPAGEKAHVYRRCDAAG encoded by the coding sequence GTGCCTGCTGTGTTCCGCCGCGCCGCCCGTTTTCTCGCCCCGGCCCTGATGCTCCTCGTCGCCGGATGCTCGTCCGGCGACCCCGCCGCCGGCCCCACCCACGGCTCCGCCCCGGCCGCCTCGCCCTCCGCGCGGGACGGCGGCGTGCGCAAGCCCCCGGCCCGGGCGTCCTTCGACTACCAGCTGGGCGGGCCGTATCAGCCGCCGGCCGGGGTACGGGCGGTCTCCCGCGACCGCACCGCGGACCCCGTACCCGGGCTCTACAACATCTGTTACGTCAACGCCTTCCAGTCGCAGCCGGGTGGCGCGGTCGGCTGGTGGCAGAAGCACCACTCCGACCTGCTGCTGCACGATCGCCACGGCGAGCCGGTCGTCGACGAGGACTGGCAGGAGCCCCTCCTCGACATCTCCGGTGCCGCCAAGCGCGAGAAGCTCGCGGGCATCGTCGGCCGCTGGATCGACGGCTGCGCCGATGCCGGATTCGACGCGGTGGAGCCCGACAACCTCGACTCGTACGAGCGCTCGGACCACCTGCTCACCGCCGACGACGCGGCGTCCTTCGCACGGCTGCTGGCCACGCGGGCGCACCGGCGGGGTCTGGCCATCGCCCAGAAGAACACCACCGACCTGCTGGACCGGCGCGAGCACATCGGGTTCGACTTCGCCGTCGTCGAGGAGTGCGGCCGCTTCCAGGAGTGCACCGAGTTCGCCGACGCCTACCGGGGCAGGGCCTTCGACATCGAGTACGGCGCCAAGGACTTCGACCGGGCCTGCCGTTCCTGGGGCAGGAAGCTGTCGGTCACACTGCGCGACCGCGATGTGAGCCCGGCCGGCGAAAAGGCCCACGTGTACCGCCGGTGCGACGCTGCCGGCTGA
- a CDS encoding NADP-dependent isocitrate dehydrogenase, with product MTDSTIIYTHTDEAPALATYSFLPVIQAYASTAGVTVESRDISLAGRIIASFPDRLDESRRVEDALAELGELARTPGANIIKLPNISASIPQLKAAIAELQKLGYALPDYPDDPQTEEDKDVRARYDKVKGSAVNPVLREGNSDRRAPASVKKYAKAHPHRMGAWSSDSKTNVAHMDADDFRSTEKSAVIGEDGSLRIELAGDDGTTTVLRESVPVLAGEVVDASVMRVAALREFFTAQIARAKAEGVLFSVHLKATMMKVSDPIIFGHVVRAFFPKTFAEHGAALAAAGLTPNDGLGGILKGLEALPEGAKIKESFEAELAEGPSLAMVDSDRGITNLHVPSDVIVDASMPAMIRTSGHMWGPDGGEADTLATIPDSSYAGIYQVVIDDCRANGAYDPSTMGSVPNVGLMAQKAEEYGSHDKTFEIPVTGTVRVLDGQGNAVLEHAVSAGDIWRMCQTKDLPIQDWVKLAVTRARATGTPAVFWLDEGRAHDAALIAKVKAYLPEHDTDGLQIEIMTPADAIAFSLERIRRGEDTISVTGNVLRDYLTDLFPILELGTSAKMLSVVPLMNGGGLFETGAGGSAPKHVQQLVKENYLRWDSLGEFLALAVSFEHLAQTTGNARAQVLADTLDRATGTFLNEDKSPSRKLGGIDNRGSHFYLALYWAQELAAQTDDAQLAGAFSALAKTLGEQEQTIVGELIAVQGSPADIGSYYQPDREKASAVMRPSATFNQAIATLG from the coding sequence GTGACTGACTCGACCATCATCTATACACATACCGACGAGGCCCCGGCCCTGGCGACGTATTCGTTCCTGCCGGTGATCCAGGCGTACGCCTCGACGGCCGGTGTGACCGTGGAGAGCCGTGACATCTCTCTCGCGGGGCGGATCATCGCCAGTTTCCCCGATCGTCTTGACGAGAGCCGACGGGTCGAGGACGCGCTCGCCGAGCTCGGCGAGCTGGCCAGGACGCCCGGCGCGAACATCATCAAGCTGCCGAACATCTCGGCGTCCATTCCCCAGCTGAAGGCCGCCATCGCGGAGCTGCAGAAGCTGGGCTACGCGCTGCCGGACTACCCGGACGACCCGCAGACCGAGGAGGACAAGGACGTCCGCGCCCGGTACGACAAGGTCAAGGGCAGCGCCGTCAACCCGGTGCTGCGCGAGGGCAACTCGGACCGCCGCGCCCCGGCATCGGTGAAGAAGTACGCCAAGGCGCACCCGCACCGGATGGGCGCCTGGTCGTCCGACTCGAAGACGAACGTCGCCCACATGGACGCCGACGACTTCCGCTCCACCGAGAAGTCCGCCGTCATCGGCGAGGACGGCTCGCTCCGTATCGAGCTGGCCGGGGACGACGGCACCACCACCGTCCTGCGCGAGTCGGTACCCGTGCTGGCCGGCGAGGTCGTCGACGCCTCGGTGATGCGCGTGGCCGCGCTCCGTGAGTTCTTCACGGCGCAGATCGCCCGCGCCAAGGCCGAGGGCGTGCTCTTCTCGGTGCACCTGAAGGCCACCATGATGAAGGTCTCCGACCCGATCATCTTCGGCCACGTGGTGCGTGCCTTCTTCCCGAAGACGTTCGCCGAGCACGGTGCGGCACTGGCCGCCGCCGGGCTGACCCCGAACGACGGACTCGGCGGCATCCTCAAGGGCCTGGAGGCGCTGCCCGAGGGCGCGAAGATCAAGGAGTCCTTCGAGGCCGAGCTGGCCGAGGGACCGTCCCTGGCGATGGTCGACTCCGACCGCGGCATCACCAACCTGCACGTGCCGAGCGATGTCATCGTCGACGCGTCCATGCCGGCCATGATCCGCACCTCCGGCCACATGTGGGGCCCGGACGGCGGCGAGGCCGACACCCTGGCGACCATCCCGGACAGCAGCTACGCCGGGATCTACCAGGTAGTCATCGACGACTGCCGCGCCAACGGCGCCTATGACCCGTCAACGATGGGCTCCGTCCCCAACGTCGGTCTGATGGCGCAGAAGGCCGAGGAGTACGGCAGTCACGACAAGACCTTCGAGATCCCGGTCACCGGCACGGTGCGGGTCCTCGACGGTCAGGGCAACGCCGTACTGGAGCACGCCGTCAGCGCCGGCGACATCTGGCGCATGTGCCAGACCAAGGACCTGCCGATCCAGGACTGGGTCAAGCTCGCGGTGACCCGCGCCCGCGCGACCGGCACCCCGGCCGTGTTCTGGCTCGACGAGGGACGCGCGCACGACGCCGCCCTGATCGCGAAGGTCAAGGCGTACCTCCCCGAGCACGACACCGACGGTCTGCAGATCGAGATCATGACGCCGGCGGACGCCATCGCGTTCTCCCTGGAGCGCATCCGCCGCGGCGAGGACACGATCTCCGTCACCGGCAACGTGCTGCGCGACTACCTGACCGACCTGTTCCCGATCCTTGAGCTGGGCACGAGCGCGAAGATGCTCTCCGTCGTCCCGCTCATGAACGGCGGCGGCCTGTTCGAGACGGGCGCCGGCGGTTCCGCGCCGAAGCACGTCCAGCAGCTCGTCAAGGAGAACTACCTGCGCTGGGACAGCCTGGGTGAGTTCCTCGCGCTGGCGGTCAGCTTCGAGCACCTCGCGCAGACCACGGGCAACGCACGCGCCCAGGTCCTCGCGGACACGCTCGACCGCGCGACCGGCACGTTCCTCAACGAGGACAAGTCGCCGAGCCGCAAGCTCGGTGGCATCGACAACCGCGGCAGCCACTTCTACCTGGCGCTCTACTGGGCTCAGGAGCTCGCCGCGCAGACCGACGACGCACAGCTCGCCGGGGCGTTCTCGGCGCTCGCCAAGACGCTCGGTGAGCAGGAGCAGACCATCGTCGGCGAGCTGATCGCGGTCCAGGGTTCCCCGGCCGACATCGGCAGCTACTACCAGCCCGACCGGGAGAAGGCCTCGGCCGTCATGCGCCCGTCGGCGACCTTCAACCAGGCCATCGCGACGCTCGGCTGA
- a CDS encoding ATP-binding cassette domain-containing protein, with the protein MTRPADPTGREQQSSPEHGSGTVIRAAGLTKAYRKSATPAVDGIDLRVCQGEIFGLLGPNGAGKTTTVGMLTARVVPTAGSAYIGDIDVVAEPTLAKQLIAVVSQQNTLDRSLTVWENLYFHGLLFGIPRRESRRTADALLEQFHLSRWGKASVFALSGGMAQRLMVARAIFHRPAVLFLDEPTAGLDPQGRLALWEALDGLIADGQTILLTTHNMDEADHLCDRVAIIDHGRILALDTPAALKQGLGADAVVTVATSGSQEGLAARLNSDIHGVVRTRLVDGAVELQVKGAERLLPRVVTSAEAGGFELVDLSIAESTLETVFISLTGQELRD; encoded by the coding sequence GTGACCCGTCCCGCAGACCCCACGGGCCGGGAGCAGCAGAGCAGTCCGGAGCACGGCAGCGGCACCGTCATCCGAGCCGCCGGGCTCACCAAGGCATACCGCAAGTCGGCCACGCCCGCGGTGGACGGAATCGATCTGAGGGTGTGCCAGGGCGAGATCTTCGGACTGCTCGGGCCCAACGGGGCGGGCAAGACCACCACCGTCGGCATGCTGACCGCCCGGGTGGTGCCGACCGCGGGGTCGGCGTACATCGGCGACATCGACGTGGTCGCGGAACCGACGCTGGCCAAGCAGCTCATTGCCGTCGTCAGCCAGCAGAACACGCTGGACCGCTCGCTGACGGTGTGGGAGAACCTGTACTTCCACGGTCTCCTGTTCGGCATCCCGCGCCGGGAGTCGCGCCGTACCGCCGACGCGCTCCTCGAACAGTTCCATCTGTCCCGCTGGGGCAAGGCGTCGGTGTTCGCCCTGTCCGGCGGGATGGCGCAGCGCCTGATGGTGGCGCGCGCGATCTTCCACCGTCCCGCCGTCCTGTTCCTGGACGAGCCGACGGCCGGGCTCGACCCGCAGGGCAGGCTGGCCCTCTGGGAGGCGCTGGACGGGCTGATCGCCGACGGCCAGACGATTCTGCTCACCACACACAACATGGACGAGGCCGACCACCTCTGCGACAGGGTGGCGATCATCGACCACGGCCGGATCCTCGCCCTGGACACGCCCGCGGCCCTCAAGCAGGGCCTCGGCGCCGACGCCGTGGTCACGGTCGCCACCAGCGGCAGCCAGGAGGGCCTGGCGGCCCGGCTCAACAGCGACATCCACGGCGTCGTCCGCACCCGGCTCGTCGACGGAGCCGTCGAGCTCCAGGTCAAGGGCGCCGAACGGCTGCTGCCGCGAGTCGTCACGAGTGCGGAGGCGGGCGGATTCGAACTGGTCGACCTCTCGATCGCCGAGAGCACCCTGGAAACGGTGTTCATCAGCCTGACCGGACAGGAGCTGAGGGACTGA
- a CDS encoding ABC transporter permease, whose amino-acid sequence MAASSAFPPGDVPSASGSGRPIGVRPARSAAASSRSALSALIQRDLTVLMKSFGEFAGRTVMQPFLLVFVFLYVFPLIGQGIGSGGGARGESAFATVLVPGVVSIAIMFQGIQSVAIQMSQEFGFTREIEDRVQAPCPIWLVAAARVLSGSAQGLISAVIVLPIAAVVHAPGVHPQLSIHWWIVATLIPLSCLTMTSLGLLLGTTFEPRNIGVMFGFVVLPLVFLGGTYYQWTKLGSVQVGGFHWLQVLVLVNPLIYMSEGMRAGFTDLSHMHLYIVYPVLAGFCALFLTLGLRNFRRRVLS is encoded by the coding sequence ATGGCTGCCTCAAGTGCCTTCCCGCCGGGGGACGTTCCGTCCGCGAGCGGGTCCGGGCGCCCCATCGGCGTACGGCCCGCCCGGTCGGCCGCGGCCTCCAGCCGATCCGCGCTGAGCGCCCTGATCCAGCGGGACCTGACCGTCCTGATGAAGAGCTTCGGCGAGTTCGCGGGCCGGACCGTCATGCAGCCGTTCCTGCTGGTCTTCGTGTTCCTGTACGTGTTCCCGCTCATCGGCCAGGGCATCGGCTCGGGCGGCGGAGCCAGGGGGGAGTCGGCGTTCGCCACCGTGCTGGTCCCGGGGGTGGTGTCCATCGCGATCATGTTCCAGGGCATCCAGTCGGTCGCCATCCAGATGTCCCAGGAGTTCGGCTTCACCCGCGAGATCGAGGACCGGGTGCAGGCCCCGTGCCCGATCTGGCTGGTGGCGGCGGCGAGAGTGCTGTCCGGGTCCGCCCAGGGGCTGATCTCGGCGGTCATCGTGCTGCCCATCGCGGCCGTAGTGCACGCCCCCGGGGTGCACCCCCAGCTCAGCATCCACTGGTGGATCGTGGCCACCCTGATCCCGCTGTCCTGTCTCACGATGACCTCACTCGGACTGCTCCTGGGCACCACGTTCGAGCCGAGGAACATCGGCGTGATGTTCGGCTTCGTCGTGCTGCCGCTCGTCTTCCTCGGCGGCACGTACTACCAGTGGACCAAGCTGGGTTCCGTACAGGTGGGCGGGTTCCACTGGCTCCAGGTGCTGGTACTGGTCAACCCCCTGATCTACATGAGCGAGGGGATGCGGGCCGGCTTCACGGACCTGTCCCACATGCACCTGTACATCGTCTATCCGGTGCTCGCCGGATTCTGTGCGCTCTTCCTCACCCTCGGGCTGCGCAACTTCCGCCGCCGCGTGCTGTCCTGA
- a CDS encoding lactonase family protein, which translates to MVTTGAGRAFIGSFTSAGGPGLVAASVDAAGALTVLGAADTLPNPSFLAPAPGGSVLYAVSETGEGAAAAFDITGARPRLIGAPVAVGGADPTHLVRTGGHVVTANYSSGSVSVLPVRAEDGGLDAPVCVLRHEGRGPDPARQEGPHAHQVKQDPTGRWLLSVDLGTDSVRVCALDGVTGALTVHGETALRPGSGPRHLAFHPAGTHVYVLNELEPTLTVCRWDAGEGTLEPVGRTALLPGGTAGESYGSGVAVAPDGRFVWAANRGQDSISVLAIDESREKPVLTTTVGCGGRWPRDLVVDPGGRRLYAANEHSGDVSWFDIDPRTGVPSRSGSVKVAAASCVVFA; encoded by the coding sequence GTGGTCACCACAGGTGCCGGGCGGGCGTTCATCGGGTCGTTCACATCGGCGGGGGGACCGGGGCTCGTCGCCGCATCGGTGGACGCGGCGGGGGCGCTGACCGTGCTGGGCGCGGCGGACACCCTGCCGAATCCCTCATTCCTCGCCCCGGCCCCCGGCGGCTCGGTCCTGTACGCCGTCTCCGAGACCGGCGAGGGCGCGGCGGCGGCCTTCGACATCACCGGAGCGCGGCCCCGGCTGATCGGTGCGCCGGTCGCCGTGGGCGGCGCCGACCCCACCCACCTCGTACGCACCGGCGGGCACGTCGTCACGGCCAACTACAGCTCGGGAAGCGTCAGCGTGCTGCCCGTCCGCGCCGAGGACGGCGGACTGGACGCGCCCGTCTGCGTACTGCGGCACGAGGGCCGGGGACCGGACCCGGCCCGCCAGGAGGGCCCGCACGCCCACCAGGTGAAGCAGGACCCCACGGGGCGCTGGTTGCTGAGTGTCGACCTGGGGACCGACTCCGTACGGGTCTGCGCGCTGGACGGCGTCACGGGCGCGCTGACGGTGCACGGGGAGACCGCGCTGCGGCCCGGCAGCGGGCCCCGCCACCTGGCGTTCCATCCGGCGGGGACGCATGTCTACGTCCTGAATGAGCTGGAGCCCACGCTCACGGTCTGCCGGTGGGACGCCGGGGAGGGCACGCTGGAGCCGGTCGGCAGGACCGCGCTGCTGCCCGGGGGCACAGCGGGGGAGAGCTACGGCTCAGGGGTGGCCGTCGCACCTGACGGGCGCTTCGTCTGGGCGGCGAACCGGGGGCAGGACAGCATCTCGGTCCTCGCCATCGACGAGAGCCGGGAGAAGCCCGTCCTGACCACCACGGTGGGCTGCGGCGGCCGGTGGCCGCGCGACCTCGTGGTGGACCCCGGTGGCAGGCGGCTGTACGCGGCCAATGAGCACTCGGGGGACGTCAGCTGGTTCGACATCGACCCGCGTACGGGGGTTCCCAGCCGCTCCGGCTCCGTGAAGGTGGCCGCCGCCTCGTGCGTGGTGTTCGCCTGA